The following coding sequences lie in one Lolium perenne isolate Kyuss_39 chromosome 2, Kyuss_2.0, whole genome shotgun sequence genomic window:
- the LOC127335205 gene encoding uncharacterized protein gives MDLQRTDGVSEHVSAQSNEVENVSSIVDWSKLVIEPEKDEDEEDSLDEKGIPDEKPVNENAMFALLGLKTEADEDGMKPCPIVAPTPDLDDTKDVAILVDDMAQEEALIVWDERHPKMDIGTPYPDMAAFRKAIKQFAINGEFEYGTTKNEPARFRAFCKGQGIKGEPCQWCLSASWRRDQNCVMVVKHQIEHICSSTSGKVTSMTDQAWVAERAAAMLKKDPTVGATKILHVLQDEYHVTLDYHTVWKGKQKAATSLYGSWEESFRMLYNYKAEIELRSPGSIVEIDTTTVDGQVHFSRLFIAFKPCIDGFLNGCRPYISIDSTHLNGKWNGQLAVVTALDGHNWMFPVAYGFIESENGDNWAWFMNQVKKAIGDTPVLAVCTDACKGLENAVKQVFPQAEQRECFRHMYHYFRKYFHGDVFGRLWPAARAYRYEEYKHHMEKVFAASEKVYPYLRDYHSLLWMRCMFNPAIKCDYINNNLAECFNAWVRDIKDLPIVQLADQIREMIMALFRKRRMLAERFAGIILPFVIHQLNAKTRGLGHLKAKASADFSAEVRNINKDDERHVVKTLTHECTCLQWQHTGKPCDHALAFINVLQSRNFVNMEDYVHEYYSVSRFKAAYEGVIEPLTDMNQWPQVDTGFVLLAPIPTGKKKGAGRTRKQRMKSWWEGGSRTGSLNKCKKCGEVGHREASCPKNGTKKRNSKGKKHPSPWFDV, from the exons ATGGATCTGCAGAG GACCGACGGAGTTTCTGAGCATGTTTCTGCTCAATCCAATGAGGTAGAAAATGTTAGTAGCATTGTTGATTGGTCAAAACTAGTGATTGAACCTGagaaggatgaagatgaagaggattCTCTTGATGAAAAAGGGATACCGGATGAAAAGCCTGTGAATGAGAATGCGATGTTCGCGCTGCTGGGTCTAAAAacagaggcagatgaagacggaaTGAAGCCTTGTCCGATTGTTGCTCCTACTCCTGACTTGGATGATACTAAAGATGTGGCTATTCTTGTTGATGATATGGCTCAAGAGGAAGCACTTATTGTATGGGATGAACGACACCCGAAGATGGATATAGGGACACCTTATCCTGATATGGCTGCATTTAGAAAGGCAATCAAACAATTTGCTATCAATGGAGAGTTTGAGTATGGCACTACAAAAAATGAGCCAGCGAGGTTTCGGGCTTTTTGTAAAGGTCAAGGCATAAAAGGTGAACCTTGCCAATGGTGTTTGTCAGCTAGTTGGCGGAGAGACCAGAATTGTGTGATG GTTGTGAAGCATCAAATTGAGCACATTTGTAGCTCAACGAGTGGAAAAGTGACAAGCATGACTGATCAAGCTTGGGTGGCTGAAAGGGCAGCAGCTATGTTGAAGAAAGATCCAACAGTTGGTGCTACCAAGATACTGCATGTGTTGCAGGATGAGTATCATGTCACACTTGACTATCACACGGTGTGGAAAGGCAAACAAAAGGCAGCAACCAGCTTGTATGGGAGTTGGGAAGAAAGTTTCAGGATGTTGTACAACTACAAGGCTGAGATAGAACTGAGATCTCCAGGGAGTATTGTAGAGATTGATACAACTACAGTTGATGGCCAGGTACATTTCAGCAGACTATTCATTGCTTTCAAGCCTTGCATAGATGGGTTTTTGAATGGATGCAGGCCTTATATTAGCATTGATTCAACTCATTTAAATGGCAAGTGGAATGGCCAGTTAGCTGTAGTTACTGCTTTGGATGGCCACAACTGGATGTTTCCGGTTGCTTATGGCTTTATTGAGTCTGAAAATGGAGATAATTGGGCCTGGTTCATGAATCAAGTGAAGAAGGCAATTGGGGACACTCCGGTATTGGCTGTTTGTACTGATGCTTGCAAGGGTCTTGAAAATGCTGTCAAACAGGTTTTTCCTCAAGCTGAGCAGCGTGAGTGCTTTAGGCATATGTACCACTATTTCAGGAAATATTTTCATGGTGATGTGTTTGGACGGTTGTGGCCTGCTGCTAGGGCATATAGGTATGAGGAATATAAACATCACATGGAAAAGGTGTTTGCAGCATCGGAGAAAGTATATCCGTATCTTAGGGATTACCATAGTTTGCTATGGATGAGGTGCATGTTTAACCCTGCCATCAAGTGTGACTACATAAATAACAATCTCGCTGAGTGCTTTAATGCTTGGGTGCGAGATATCAAGGACTTGCCTATAGTTCAGCTAGCTGATCAGATTAGAGAGATGATTATGGCACTATTTAGGAAGAGAAGAATGCTTGCTGAGAGGTTTGCAGGGATAATACTGCCATTTGTCATACACCAATTGAATGCCAAGACTAGAGGACTAGGACATCTCAAGGCTAAAGCATCCGCTGATTTTAGTGCGGAAGTGAGAAATATTAACAAGGATGATGAAAGACATGTGGTTAAAACACTCACACACGAGTGTACATGTCTACAATGGCAGCACACGGGCAAGCCTTGCGACCATGCCCTGGCTTTCATAAATGTTCTGCAATCTCGCAACTTTGTCAACATGGAGGATTACGTACATGAGTACTACTCTGTTAGCAGATTTAAGGCAGCATATGAAGGTGTAATTGAGCCCCTTACGGATATGAATCAGTGGCCACAAGTGGATACAGGTTTTGTGTTGCTTGCACCAATTCCAACTGGCAAGAAAAAAGGTGCTGGAAGAACCAGAAAACAGAGGATGAAGAGCTGGTGGGAAGGTGGATCAAGGACAGGATCCTTGAACAAATGCAAAAAATGCGGGGAGGTAGGACATAGAGAAGCCAGCTGTCCTAAAAATGGAACAAAGAAAAG GAATAGCAAGGGGAAAAAACATCCATCTCCATGGTTTGATGTTTGA